One region of Scophthalmus maximus strain ysfricsl-2021 chromosome 15, ASM2237912v1, whole genome shotgun sequence genomic DNA includes:
- the rsrp1 gene encoding arginine/serine-rich protein 1 isoform X2: MAKGEGSHSVMARPHHSDGINVIFDQNSPASSRSRSRSSSGGSSRSSGSGRRTVLSSHGGLCKSSSSSTSSSPSSELTSRPRSRSRPRCHRRSSRCGCDSHRRNGRGRHRCSPPRRFRANSRSYSRSPSPDRCTSRRSHRSRSRSTSRRSRHRRAEDSRSTGKSYRSHSKSRSSGHSPSLSVDDKRELIGPANANALKLLVVEMPEISEGVKPAFSEQLEPKRVSPEPETWVRQDPERTTSENPPLTDGAQACGRVIVTIPVKSTKN; the protein is encoded by the exons ATGGCCAAGGGAGAAGGCTCACACTCTGTAATGGCCCGCCCTCATCACAGCGATGGCATCAACGTAATCTTTGACCAGAACAGCCCCGCCTCGTCCCGCTCCCGgtcccgcagcagcagcggcggcagcagccgcTCCTCTGGTTCTGGCCGCCGCACGGTGCTTAGCAGCCACGGGGGACTCTGCAAGTCTTCATCGTCTTCCACATCGTCCTCGCCCAGCTCTGAGTTGACTTCTCGCCCTAGGTCCCGCTCTCGTCCTCGCTGCCACAGACGTTCCTCCCGCTGTGGCTGTGACAGTCATCGCAGAAATGGTCGCGGCCGCCACCGCTGCTCCCCACCTCGTCGCTTCAGGGCCAACTCTCGATCCTATAGCCGCTCGCCCTCACCAGACAGGTGCACCAGTCGCAGAAGTCACAGGTCCCGCTCCAGGTCCACCAGCCGTCGGAGCAGGCACAGGAGGGCGGAGGACAGCAGATCCACGGGCAAAAGCTACAGGAGCCACTCAAAGTCCAGATCTTCAGGCCACTCCCCGAGCTTGAGTGTGGATG ATAAAAGAGAACTCATCGGCCCTGCAAATGCCAATGCACTGAAGCTCCTCGTAGTGGAGATGCCAGAAATTTCAGAGGGAGTGAAACCAGCCTTTTCAGAACAGTTGGAACCCAAACGGGTGTCACCAGAACCAGAGACATGGGTGAGACAAGACCCGGAAAGGACGACGTCAGAG